AACCACCATGGCGGCGTTTTTCCATCACGACGGTTGCTCCGGCGATCAAGGCAAACACCGCCAGGTTAAGCACCAACGCCGGCATCAGGCCCAGTTGCTCTACCAGGGAAACGGGCTCAAGGGCCGGCAGGGAAAACCACCAGTCCACATGATGGGTGGAGATAAGCGAGCCCATACAAAAGAACACCAGGGTCACCAGCATGCGGGCGTTACCGCCGCCGGCGGTAAACAGGGTGCCCGAGGCGCAGCCGCCTCCCAGCTGCATGCCGACTCCAAAGATAAAGGCGCCCACCAGCACCGAGGTGCCGAGCGGTGACACAAATCCGCTCACCGCCTGGCCGGCCAGATCGCCCTGACTCAGGGCGGGGAAAAACAGCAATACCGCCAGCGCCAGCATCACCATCTGGGCGCGCAGGCCACGACCGCGCCTCTCGGTAATCATCACCCGCCAGGACGAGGTAAAGCCAAAGGCGGCGTGATACAACACCAAACCCAGTGCGGCCCCTACCGCAAACAACGCCATCTGACGCAATCCGGCCAACTGCAGCAGGGCGAGTGCGCCGGCCAGTATCAGCGCCAGCACGCCCAGACTCAGGGGAGCACGGCGGTCACTCGCCGTGGCAATGGCTGTGGTCATATTGTTTCTCCGGTAACCAATTAACGGCGGGATTCTAACGAGGCGGAGTCAGGGGCCAAAAGAATAAAAACAAACAGGTTATGCTGAAAAAGCATAACCTGTTGAGTATTTATTCTATCGCGCGTCAGGGATCAACGACGCCACACCACCGGAAACCAGTCTTCGCGCATTCTGTCGCCGGTTTGCAGGTTGATGCCGTCAAAGGGCGGTGAGGTAGGACCGCCCCGGTCAACAAAGCGAACGTCATCCCCCATAAAACGGGTGGAGAAAGCCCGGCGACGGTTTCGAGTCTGGTTGCCCGGGGCGCCATGCACCGTCTTGAAGTTGAACAACAGGGCATCCCCCAGCTCCATCTCGGGGATCAAAATCTCAAAGTCACCGTTGTCGATGTCCGGCATGTCCATATAGGGGCTGTCGTCGGCATACCATGAAGCATTGGTGGACCATTTGCTCGGGCGCACCGGTTTGGGCCAGCGGTGGGAGCCCAGCACCACCTGCAGGGCGTTTTCCGGGGTAATGGGATCCAGCGGTATCCAGTAACTGCCGGTCTGATCGCCGTCCACACAGTAATAGGGGTTGTCCTGGTGCCAGGGAGTGGCCTTGGAGGTGCCCGGCTCCTTGACCAGAATATGCTCGTGAAACACCTGAACAGCCTCGGAGCCGGTGGCTTCACCCACAATGGCGGCGCCGGGCGACTGCTCAATCCATCGGCGAAACTCGGGAATGCGCTGCCAGTTGCAATAGTCTTCAAAAAAACGGCCG
The Oceanimonas doudoroffii DNA segment above includes these coding regions:
- a CDS encoding YeeE/YedE family protein, which codes for MTTAIATASDRRAPLSLGVLALILAGALALLQLAGLRQMALFAVGAALGLVLYHAAFGFTSSWRVMITERRGRGLRAQMVMLALAVLLFFPALSQGDLAGQAVSGFVSPLGTSVLVGAFIFGVGMQLGGGCASGTLFTAGGGNARMLVTLVFFCMGSLISTHHVDWWFSLPALEPVSLVEQLGLMPALVLNLAVFALIAGATVVMEKRRHGGLEAKAAGAHQGLARLLKGPWPLIWGAVALALLNYATLALAGRPWGVTSAFALWSAKLAQDAGLDVSGWAFWQYPGNASALSAPVWQDITSVMNIGIMLGALLAAVLAGKFAPNLRIPRRSLLAAVIGGLLLGYGARMAYGCNIGAYFSGIASGSLHGWLWLVAAFAGNMMGVRLRGWFFPGERPKPALNGC
- a CDS encoding phytanoyl-CoA dioxygenase family protein; its protein translation is MTTATTQGWLSDEQIVAYQRDGAIVIKGVFKDWIESLRAGFDRVLQDPSEHGRENVTGTDTGRFFEDYCNWQRIPEFRRWIEQSPGAAIVGEATGSEAVQVFHEHILVKEPGTSKATPWHQDNPYYCVDGDQTGSYWIPLDPITPENALQVVLGSHRWPKPVRPSKWSTNASWYADDSPYMDMPDIDNGDFEILIPEMELGDALLFNFKTVHGAPGNQTRNRRRAFSTRFMGDDVRFVDRGGPTSPPFDGINLQTGDRMREDWFPVVWRR